Part of the Limihaloglobus sulfuriphilus genome is shown below.
CGGGTCAAGATTAGCTATGAATCTCACTGAGGCTGTTGTGTCGAAATAAACATCCTTGCGGTCGCCCAATGGTTCTATGACTTTCGCGGCGGCTTTAATCGGGCTCAAGTGAGAGCTTTTATCCGGATCGCAGTATATGTGTTCGGGCCTGATTCCAAGAGTTACAGACTTGCCGTCGTACTCTTTGCCGATTTTGACCGCATCGGGTATTTCAATACTGCCCGAGGGTGAAACAAAGCTGAATCTGCCGTCTTTAAATTCAATTTTGCCGTCAAAAAAGTTCATAGGCGGAGTTCCGAGAAAACCCGCTACAAAACGGTTAACAGGATTATCATATACCTTCATAGGGGCATCGACCTGTTGAATCTCGCCATTGTACATGACGCAGATACGGTCTCCAAGGGTCATTGCCTCTGCCTGGTCATGGGTTACGTATATTGAGGTTGTCTGGAGCCTTTGGTGGAGTGCCTTGAGCTCGGCTCGTGTTGTTACCCTTAGTTTGGCGTCGAGATTGCTCAACGGCTCATCAAAGAGGAATGCCTTTGGGTTTCGCACAATAGCTCTGCCCAGTGCCACCCGCTGGCGCTGTCCGCCGGAAAGTGCCTTGGGTTTGCGTTTGAGCAGTTCTTTTATTCCAAGCATATCAGCCGCCTGGTCAACACGTTTTTGTATTTCATCCTTAGGGTATTTGCGAAGTTTAAGCCCGAAAGCCATGTTTTGAAACACGGTCATGTGGGGATACAGGGCGTAATTCTGAAAAACCATGGCGATGTCGCGGTCTTTTGGCGGGATATCATTAACCACCCTGTCTGCGATACTTAGTTTGCCAAAGGTGACGTCTTCAAGGCCGGCAATCATTCGCAGTGTTGTGCTCTTTCCGCAGCCGGAAGGGCCGACGATAACCATAAACTCCTTGTCTTTTATATTTAGGTCGGCATCTTTAACTGCCTCGACGCCTCCATC
Proteins encoded:
- a CDS encoding ABC transporter ATP-binding protein, producing the protein MAQVLLEKVSKVYDGGVEAVKDADLNIKDKEFMVIVGPSGCGKSTTLRMIAGLEDVTFGKLSIADRVVNDIPPKDRDIAMVFQNYALYPHMTVFQNMAFGLKLRKYPKDEIQKRVDQAADMLGIKELLKRKPKALSGGQRQRVALGRAIVRNPKAFLFDEPLSNLDAKLRVTTRAELKALHQRLQTTSIYVTHDQAEAMTLGDRICVMYNGEIQQVDAPMKVYDNPVNRFVAGFLGTPPMNFFDGKIEFKDGRFSFVSPSGSIEIPDAVKIGKEYDGKSVTLGIRPEHIYCDPDKSSHLSPIKAAAKVIEPLGDRKDVYFDTTASVRFIANLDPHTKIAVDEIIDVYFDTSRIHLFEPGETGKNICRC